CATATCGAGCAATAGCGATGCCTTTTCCGGCATGTATGGCTGGAGAAGAATCCCAACTATGCGGATTGCTTCTGCGGAATGATATACAGCGCTTATGagtctttcttttgcttctggATCTTCGGATTTGGCGAGACTCCAGGGTGCTTCGTGTTGGATGTATTTATTGGTCTGATGCATTGTGATTAGTATTGTGGTTTATGGAAATATATAGATGATGTACTTACTTCATATACAGTATCCATGATAACATGCAAAGCTGCTCCTGCATTTAGCTCTTGCATTTTTTCATTGGCCTTATCACGGACACTGTTCAGGAAATCTATCTGCCGAATAGTTGTACTATTTGAATTGTTCGATCCTTGAGAGTGTGTGGCTTCCACACAAGAACGAACATTCCAGACTTTCGGTCTGGTTAATCGACTGACGAGATTACCTAGGCCTTGCTGCAGTCCTTTCTTGTATCTTTCAACGATATATTCATTGCCGTAGTCGGAGTCTTCCTTGATTCCACCATCGTGAATAAGGTAGTATCGCATCACATCGACCCCAAATCGATCCATTGCAAAAAGCGGGTTGACAACATTTCCTATCGACTTGGACATCTTTTGATTGTCCATAGTCCAGTGGGCATGAGTCAATATTTGctttggtggtggtagaTTTAGAGCGAGGAGAAATGCTGGCCAGTATATGCAATGAAATCGAACAATATCCTTTCCAATGACTTGTACATCTGCAGGCCATCCTCCTGCGGTTTCCTTTCCTGGCGCCCATGGATAGCCGGCCTTTGTAATATAGTTCACAAGCGCATCGAGCCATACGTATATAGTCTGAGTCTCATCGTCTGGAACTCGAATTCCCCAGCTTAATCGATCATAGGGGCGGGATATTGAAAGGTCTTCTAATCCCCTAGATACTTGGTTGACAACATCCTTCATTCGAGTCAATGGAACAACAAAATCGGGATTCTTTTCATAAAACTCAAGCAGTTGATCCTTGAAAGCAGACAACCGGAAATGATAGTTCTTTTCCGATGTCCATTCAACCTCTTTACCAGTCTCTTGAGAAGCAATGAATGTCCTCCCAGTAAAGGGATCCAGTCTCTTCTCAATAGCTGATTCCGGATAGAAAGTTTCATCACTGACACAGTACCACCCTTCGTGTTTTGACTCGTAAATATATTCCCGCTCCCTCAGCATATAC
The Botrytis cinerea B05.10 chromosome 5, complete sequence DNA segment above includes these coding regions:
- the Bcmsm1 gene encoding Bcmsm1, which gives rise to MYGLNPLLRGSLQSRTRSILRAGWVCSSCRARPIPKASYSVETKSKKPFYVTTPIFYVNAAPHVGHLYTMVLADVFKRWQVLKGNTAILCTGTDEHGMKIQRAAAQAGALPKEFCDIGAETFKELAKRAGLSNDHFVRTTDPDHKETVEYIWYMLREREYIYESKHEGWYCVSDETFYPESAIEKRLDPFTGRTFIASQETGKEVEWTSEKNYHFRLSAFKDQLLEFYEKNPDFVVPLTRMKDVVNQVSRGLEDLSISRPYDRLSWGIRVPDDETQTIYVWLDALVNYITKAGYPWAPGKETAGGWPADVQVIGKDIVRFHCIYWPAFLLALNLPPPKQILTHAHWTMDNQKMSKSIGNVVNPLFAMDRFGVDVMRYYLIHDGGIKEDSDYGNEYIVERYKKGLQQGLGNLVSRLTRPKVWNVRSCVEATHSQGSNNSNSTTIRQIDFLNSVRDKANEKMQELNAGAALHVIMDTVYETNKYIQHEAPWSLAKSEDPEAKERLISAVYHSAEAIRIVGILLQPYMPEKASLLLDMIGVLPERRTYEYAILGADPSYGDAQAPLGKGAWDGLFPPLAIEK